Part of the Equus asinus isolate D_3611 breed Donkey chromosome 11, EquAss-T2T_v2, whole genome shotgun sequence genome is shown below.
ATTCAAGTAGCTACAATCACCACCTTTCAAGATAATGTCCCCTAATTTGCTATCAACTTTCTCCTTTCAGGTAGCCATACATGAAATGCCAGAGATGCCAGAGATGCCAGAGGCAGAGGCTTTTCAGAAAAACAAGGTCCTGTATGGTTGGAACTGGATTACCTGTCAATCCCAGAAAGCCAGGGGTGGAAAGCAGTCATCAGGTAGGGCCAGGTGTAGGATGTTTTAAACCTAGGTGCTCAATTTTGAATTCTAGAGTCTAATTAATAATCTCTAAAGAGTTTTGGACAATCACTGGAAGGAATGGAGGAGAAAGGGCTCTGGTAATTGAGGGAAGGCATTAACCAAGGGAAAGGACAGGGCAGTTCGCTGCATCCATTTCCTCAAATGAATTCACTCACACCTTCCCACACTTAATGAGACCAGAGCTCCAAAGGCATTGCTTACTCCTTAAAATGTTTAGGACAGTCATTTTTCAAGTGACTACTGAATTTTAACAACTTACTGCCCAGCAGTAGAAGAGGGGATGGGTAGAAGATGAGGTGGCATCCGAGGGAAGAAGAGAACAGATACCTTCTCTACTGAATGTCAACATATTTCACAATTTTCATAGATGGGTTTTCCTGCAGTTCCTCTGCGGGAGTCAAGAATACATTGGTAAAACCTCCCTAAGCGTGAGGGAGCAGATTCAGGAATCTTTAATATCAAGTTCCCCGGGATATAAGCTCATCTGAAATCCCCAGGAGCCCTGAGCATTTAGTGGATGCTCACCCACAGGTGGGTGAAGAGACACCCAGGGGAACCGGCAGTTGCTTGCCTGAGCTCAGCACATGGCCGTAACAGTAGAGTGAAAAGAACCAACGGAAAGAGCCTGTCATGCTTCTCTTGCGTTTAGTAGAGTATGGATGCCCTGACTTAGTCTAAGAGCCAGAGGGTCACTGATCTCTCCTTTGTCTTAATTTATTGCTCTGTCACAGGTATTAATTTAGGGTTTCTGGCAGAGCCAACTAACTTGTTTCTCTGTTGCCCCAAacagatagacacacacagacttcCCCCAAGGTACCTGCAGAAGGATCTTGTTCCCGTCGTGGTCCTCTGTCTGCCAGCGCCCCTCACTGATGGGGCTGCAGGGGTTGGGCAGGAGAGGCACCAGCTGACCGATGTCCTTGACTCGGAACTCCAGCACGGAGGAGTCGGTGGGGACTGGGGTCTGGTCACTGGGCAGTCTTTTCAGAGAGAACTGGATGTCCACATCCAGATTGGAGAAAATGGGGAAGATGCAGAAGTCCGTTTTCCTCTGACTGGGGCTCCGCCTGAGGATCAGCTCGTAGAACTTGAGGATGTCGGCGTAGTTGTCGTGGCGACAGTAGATGGTGAAGCGCACGATTTCCCTGCCGTAGTGCACGGGCCGGATGGCCCACAGCGGGGTCCCGGGGGCCAGCGTGAAGAAGTCCTGGCTGCAGGGCAGGTAGGGCAGGAACCTGCCGGGCACGCGCTCCGTGTGGTGGTGGCGCCAGGGCGGCCGCTGCAGCGTGCGGTGCAGCTGCAGGATCTGCTCCTCGCCGTACTCCTCCTGCAGGAAGAGAACCACCGCCAGCGCCGGCTGTGCCACCTTGGGGAGCTTCCTGCGCCGCCGGGATGCCCTCCTTTCAGAGACCCTGAACAGCTGCAGATCTGGGTGGATCCAAGCCAAGACCTTGTCGATGGCTTCCTGCAGGGGCTGGGACTCCCCTGGGTCTGCGATTATGTGGATGCTAACCAGGAAAGGGTCCTGTGCCTCCTCCACAGAAAGCTCACCtgggaacacacacacagacagaaacCGTGGCTATTTCATTAAGGTGTCCTGTGATGACATGCAAGGCCTGGGCAGGAAGACATGCTAAATTCTAACTGAACTGACTTCATGATCGTTATGATTTTATGATCTCAAGTTCACATGCAGAAACTACCATTGCAGCACCACAGCAACAAAAAACTAAAGAACTATTGCTACGAATGGTTCCCAAGGTGGGCAGCGTTAGGAAAACCATGGTGCTGTACTTTATCAGGTTGAGTGTACTTTCTATTAGACTCCAGAAAGCCAAGCCTCCATTGATCTGGAAGGGATAACAGGCCCATCAGAGAAGATGCTGTAGCATCAAGTGTACACTATTTATAATTTCCTGAAGCCTCACACCATGAATGTGCCCTGTCCCACTGCACTCCCCTGGTTTGCTTATTTCATTGGttttttctgttcattcatttaacaaacatttatgaaatcCTTTCTTCATGCCCTGTGCTAGGCACGTCCTGTAACTGACAGCTCAAGCTCTGGCTGGAGGCCAACAGTGTCCTTATGGTGGGACGCCTGGTCCTGATCATCTCGTTGCTGGAAACAAAGGGAAGAACAACGCTGGGCACAGTGTTCTTGCTGTCAGGGCTTACTGGTTAGGGCTTAACTGTGGTTAGGGGTGGGGGACGTATGGGGGGACCATTACTACCCATGTAATGCTGCCTTTTGGGCCTCTCCCCAGGCCAGGTCCACTCAGAAGCCTATGCATCCTAAATGGGTCAGTTACCCTCCTTATGTCTTCTGCCAGACCATCTGGAAGCATAGAATTCCAAGTGTGAAGTTGACTGTTTAAGTTGGCAACACTTTCCCATGGGGTGAACAGTTTGCTGGCCACCCTGGCATATTTCTAATTCAGAAATATTCAGCATATTTCATCAGATAACTTCATGAAGgcttgttctttttaaaagatggctCTATTTGCATTTAGATAAGTTTTACGACTCATCCAAGGGAAATCAAGAAATCTTTAAGTCTATTGTGGCTTGGGGGACTAGATCCATCTGGAATCTAGACCTGTCTTCACACATGTACCTCACCATGACCACTAGGGTGTTAGGCATAGAGTGATCCTGAGCTCAATAACATTTGAGAAGTGTGATATGCTTTTAAGAACCATAACCTCGATCAGCTCACAGGATGaaaggtaatttttttattgtaggtGAACAAGACATTCCAAGTGGGCTTACAGGTACATTTCATCATATGCATCTTTAATaacatgattttaattttgttggATCAAAAGCTCTCTGAATTTTCACCCTCTGTTAGATATCTCACTTGGGAATAGTTAGTTCAGTTTATTGTTGTCTTCTttctcatttactcattcattcatatattttttggagcAATCAGTGGATACCAGGACTGGGACAAGGAAGCGGGTACTACTGAATACTATGGGAGTCTGTTTACATAGCGTCTGGCATGAATGTTGCTCCCTTCGAGTTGTACAGTGCATGACCTGCCCAACCACAGGCAGTAGCCCTCTACAGAAACCATAAGCCACAAATGAGAACTTCATGATTTAGTTGGGAAACACAGACATGAAAAATTGAAATTCAATCTGATATATGCCTATAGGAAATACAGTAGAGTAGCATCTCAGGAAGGAGTTGGATTGTAAAGTCACCATGAGGTAAAAATTACCTGTAGATAATATTACCACTGAAAGCCCCTTAAATTTCCAGTGTAGTACTGAAGGTACTGACCTGCAACAAGACAACGTGGCCAGacagacgtccctttggttgagCACCAGATGAAATAACAGGCTTGTTGCATGACTTGTGTTATGAAAGAATAGTCTTGTATCATTAAGCATGagacccaccccccaccccccaccaagcAGGCTGTACCTTTTACTCTACAAGAGGTTTCTGGGAGCTCGAGAGTCTTCTGGAACCTAAGGATGACTACAGTAACAGCAAAGTCAAGTCTCAGTACCCCCATGATCATACAGCAGAGTGGTGGGTGGAATTATTTaaactccctctctccctccctccttctggcTGAGGATGTATTCCCGAATTTGTATGAGCTAAATATGAGCATTATGCAATTCCAATTTACTACCACACGACAAAGGAAGGAgcaactttttctctaaagggctTCCGAGAAGGCTTTCCGGAGGAGGTTCCATGTGAACTGGGCCTTGAAGGTAAATGACATCTCACTTAAAATAACCTCAGATGTGGGCGAGATCACTGTAGGAAGAGGGAGCACTGTTTATGAAGGCTCAGAACTGTGCAAAAAAACAAGCACATTTGGAAGGGGGTGGTGAGTAATTCTGAAACATGGCAACAGATGCCACAGGAAAAATGGATTGGAGCCAAGTTGTACAGGGCCTCAGCTCAATTTGGTAGTGATAAGGGGCAAGGGAAAGGGTGTTTTTCTTGCTAGATTAccaatttattataaaagggtATAACTCaggaacatccagatggaagagatacatagggcaaggtatagggaaagggtgcagagcttccatgtTCCCTCAGAGCACAGCactctccccaaagctctccgaaccccatccttttgggttttaaaAGAGGCTTCGTTACAAaagcacaattttttaaattgagatataattgacatataacattatattagtttcagatgtacaacataataatttgatatttgtatatattgtggaATGATCATCACAgcataagtctagttaacatctgtcaccatatatagtcacaaaaatgtttttcttgtgatgaggacttttaagatctactctcttagcaagttttaaatatgcaatacagtattattaattatagtcatcaTGCGGTACATTACATCCCCTTGacaattattttataactggaagtttgtaccttttggaaAGTTTTAATAAAGGGATGTTGGGACCAAGTTAGGGGGAGGTTGATTATAGGCAAAGTAAGAAGTTGGAAGATGAGTGCAGAGTctagacaagagataacaaggaCCTGGCAGTGTAGGAAACTCATTAGGCCCTAGGTCTTTATCCTACCCTGTCTCcttgctctctgccatgtgactTTGTAGTTCCTCCCACAAAATGGGTGAAGTGCCTTTCCTCACCCTTTGACTTTGGATTAGACCAGATGCCTGGCTTTGCCAATTGAAAGACACATCACTGACGTGTGTTTTTGGCTTGTCTTCTTGTTTCTCTAACATTTCCACAAGAAGAATTTGATTGGGCCAGCCCACTGGCGCCAGAAAGGAGGATGAGAGATATGTGGAGCAGAACCACCCTAGATGAGCCCCACCTACACCAGCCAACCTCAGATACCAAAAGACATGTGGCAAGAGCCACCCAGGTGAGCCTGGTCTAGGTCAGCTGACCCAAGACACATGGGAAATAATAAAtgactgttgttttaagtcatggTTTGGGGGTGGTTGTTACACAGCAATGCTTACAGATGCAGGCAGAGTCAGTAGGTATACAGAAGAGCCATAGATTCACAGCCTATTCAGGAGGCACATGTGACAGACTTGGAGTGCGTAGGCCTTGGTGTAGGGAGCAGGAAAGGAGTGTACCTTGATGTTTCTAGCTTGAACAACTGGCCTGATGCTGATGCTTAACTGAGACAGGAAATACAGGAAGAAGGGTAGGTTTGTGGGGAAAGACAAGGAGTTCCACTTTGGCCATGTTGCCTTGAGATGACCAAATGACTTCAGGAGGGGTGTCCTGTTGGCAA
Proteins encoded:
- the FAM124A gene encoding protein FAM124A isoform X3, producing the protein MDPKAGGGEEDDCVDSGAETGGSDYSHMSSTSSELSVEEAQDPFLVSIHIIADPGESQPLQEAIDKVLAWIHPDLQLFRVSERRASRRRRKLPKVAQPALAVVLFLQEEYGEEQILQLHRTLQRPPWRHHHTERVPGRFLPYLPCSQDFFTLAPGTPLWAIRPVHYGREIVRFTIYCRHDNYADILKFYELILRRSPSQRKTDFCIFPIFSNLDVDIQFSLKRLPSDQTPVPTDSSVLEFRVKDIGQLVPLLPNPCSPISEGRWQTEDHDGNKILLQIEHLCKLHTDEETEQRQKQKRRPLLLSSWDPFP